A single region of the Labrus bergylta chromosome 10, fLabBer1.1, whole genome shotgun sequence genome encodes:
- the abcc2 gene encoding canalicular multispecific organic anion transporter 1 isoform X2, with product MCAAALEEYCGSVFWNASFLDREDPDLPVCVEQTVLVWIPLGFLWLCVPRHLVSLCRRTKAKTKHMSKLYFCKQLVASLLFLTAIASLGVTLGEDFGPDRDTSSTVKNASVYYANPVLYAVTWILVLLCQEVVRRREGAVDSATLFTFWLLLVLCDIFPFQTLLREALKLGTINDVPRFCLFYITYGLELIALILSVVADIPPEDEERVKKNPEAGATFLSRITFNWFHSMVVKGYKRPLVQEDMWELSAKDSTSYLNEHFQHFMNLELGEARVRYQEKLKKKRVKNRDKVHGESFQNGLGKGVSQDVLMMEEKGKQADGKKKKKDKKKEENNYPNAWLITTIYKTFKWILIESAFFKLLQDLLAFASPQLLKLMISFTHDQTRHTWEGYVYAVLLLVVAILQSLFLQQYFQRCFVLGMKVRTAIMAAVYKKALVVSNDVRKETTVGETVNLMSADAQRFNDVTNFIHLLWSCPLQIILSIVFLWLELGPSVLAGLAVMVLMVPINGLLATKARKLQVENMKYKDKRLKIMNEILNGIKILKLYAWEPSFQTQVEDIRGEELKVMKKFAYLTSVSTFVFSCAPALVSLATFAVFVGVSPNNVLTAEKAFTSISLFNILRFPLAMLPMLIAAIVQTSVSRKRLEKFLGGDDLESDIIHHDPSFDTAVSISDGSFAWEREAEPLLKNVSLDIKPGRLVAVVGAVGSGKSSLISALLGEMHATKGFINIKGSLAFVPQQAWIQNATLKDNILFGSPHEERKFEEVIEVCALGPDLELLPGGILTEIGEKGINLSGGQKQRVSLARAAYSEADIYLFDDPLSAVDSHVGKHLFDKLIGHNGILKNKTRILVTHGVSFLPHVDEIVVLVDGKVSEVGSYKSLRASKGAFSEFLDIYAKEQRNQNHSESGSRDTADIELIPERDDAQPDCPLEDTVSATLKRENSIRRSQRNGSVRLRKNSSFKKPEAELNKGQKLIEKETMETGQVKFSVYMQYMRAMGWGYTITVFVVYVIQNIAFIGQNLWLSDWTNDAVDYFNITYPDWKRDTRVGVFGVLGIAQGLFVFLGTLLMANASVAASRILHSRLLNNMLRVPMFFYDTTPIGRVVNRFAKDIFTVDEAIPQSFRSWLMCLLGVLGTLLVICLATPFFTIVIIPLAVVYFFVQRFYVATSRQLRRLDSVSRSPIYSHFSETVSGLSVIRAYGHQDRFLQHNETTIDENLKSVYPWIVSNRWLAIRLEFLGNLVVFFSALFAVISRKSLDSGLVGLSISYALNVTQTLNWLVRMTSELETNIVAVERVSEYTELENEAKWVSDTQPPEKWPKDGRVTFEDFKVRYRPGLDLVLHGISCDIQSTEKIGIVGRTGAGKSSLTNCLFRTIEAAEGRILIDDIDISTIGLHDLRNRLTIIPQDPVLFSGTLRMNLDPFDRFSDDDIWRVLELSHLKEYVTGLQEGLQHEVAEGGENLSVGQRQLLCLARALLRKSRILILDEATAAVDLETDDLIQNTIRKEFSHCTVLTIAHRLHSIMDSSRVMVLDAGRIVEFDSPSNLLEKKGHFFAMAKDAGITQDGITSL from the exons CTTGTGGCCTCTCTCTTATTCCTGACGGCCATAGCATCCTTAGGAGTCACATTAGGAGAGGACTTTGGTCCAGACCGAGACACATCTTCAACTGTGAAAAATGCCAGTGTATACTACGCTAACCCTGTCCTGTATGCTGTCACATGG ATCCTTGTGCTGTTGTGCCAGGAAGTAGTGAGACGACGGGAAGGAGCCGTAGACTCGGCCACTCTCTTCACCTTCTGGCTTCTCCTTGTTTTGTGCGATATCTTCCCTTTTCAAACCCTCCTACGAGAGGCACTTAAGCTG GGAACAATCAATGATGTCCCCCGCTTCTGCCTTTTCTACATCACCTATGGGCTGGAATTGATTGCGTTGATCCTCTCTGTTGTGGCTGATATTCCACCTGAGGATGAGGAGCGTGTAAAAAAG AATCCTGAGGCAGGGGCAACGTTTTTGAGCAGAATCACATTCAACTGGTTTCACAG TATGGTGGTGAAGGGTTACAAGCGGCCCCTGGTTCAGGAGGACATGTGGGAGCTCAGTGCGAAGGATAGCACTTCATATCTCAACGAGCACTTTCAGCATTTCATGAATTTGGAGTTAGGCGAAGCTCGGGTCAGATATCAAGAGAAGTTGAAGAAGAAACGGGTAAAGAACAGAGACAAAGTGCATGGAGAGAGCTTTCAGAATGGTCTGGGGAAAGGCGTGAGCCAGGATGTGCTGATGATG gaggaaaaaggaaaacaagcagatggaaaaaagaagaaaaaggacaagaagaaggaggaaaacaaCTATCCCAACGCATGGCTGATTACCACCATATACAAGACCTTTAAATGGATTCTGATTGAATCTGCCTTCTTCAAACTCCTGCAGGACCTGTTGGCTTTTGCGAGTCCTCAACTCCTAAA GTTGATGATCTCCTTCACTCATGACCAAACCAGGCACACCTGGGAGGGATATGTGTACGCAGTGCTGCTCCTTGTGGTGGCTATTCTGCAGTCTCTGTTCCTTCAGCAGTACTTCCAGCGCTGCTTTGTTCTCGGGATGAAGGTCCGCACTGCCATAATGGCTGCCGTGTATAAAAAG GCGTTGGTGGTGTCAAATGACGTTCGTAAAGAGACAACAGTTGGGGAAACGGTGAACCTGATGTCAGCTGATGCCCAGCGATTCAACGATGTTACAAACTTCATCCACCTGCTGTGGTCCTGCCCTCTGCAGATCATCCTATCTATAGTTTTCCTGTGGCTGGAGTTAGGACCCTCTGTGCTGGCAGGACTGGCGGTGATGGTGCTCATGGTGCCTATTAATGGTCTCTTAGCCACTAAGGCCAGAAAGCTCCAG GTAGAAAACATGAAGTACAAGgacaagagactgaaaatcatGAACGAAATACTGAATGGGATAAAG ATTCTGAAGTTGTATGCATGGGAGCCTTCTTTCCAGACTCAAGTAGAAGACATAAGGGGGGAAGAACTGAAGGTCATGAAAAAATTTGCCTACCTAACATCGGTCTCCACATTTGTCTTTAGCTGTGCTCCGGCTCTG gtttcTCTCGCCACATTTGCAGTGTTTGTAGGTGTGAGTCCAAACAACGTGTTGACAGCTGAGAAAGCCTTCacctccatctctctttttaACATCCTCCGATTTCCCCTGGCCATGCTGCCCATGCTTATTGCTGCCATCGTGCAG ACCTCAGTGTCCAGAAAGCGTCTGGAGAAGTTTCTAGGAGGCGATGACCTTGAAAGTGATATTATTCATCATGACCCAAGTTTTG ACACTGCTGTTAGCATCAGTGACGGTTCATTCGCCTGGGAAAGAGAAGCTGAGCCCCTGCTGAAAAA tGTGTCCTTGGATATCAAGCCAGGTCGGTTGGTAGCAGTAGTGGGAGCTGTGGGCTCAGGAAAGTCTTCACTCATATCAGCCCTTCTGGGAGAGATGCACGCAACGAAAGGGTTTATCAACATCAAG GGGTCCCTCGCCTTTGTGCCACAGCAAGCCTGGATCCAAAATGCCACTCTGAAAGATAATATCCTGTTTGGCTCTCCCCATGAGGAGAGGAAGTTTGAGGAAGTGATAGAGGTCTGCGCTCTGGGCCCTGACCTGGAGCTTCTACCTGGAGGTATCCTGACTGAGATCGGAGAGAAA GGCATCAACCTCTCAGGGGGTCAGAAGCAACGTGTGAGCCTGGCTCGTGCAGCCTACAGTGAGGCTGATATTTATCTGTTTGATGACCCATTGTCTGCTGTGGACTCTCATGTGGGAAAACATCTCTTTGATAAACTGATTGGACACAATGGGATACTCAAAAACAAG ACTCGTATCCTGGTAACTCATGGAGTGAGCTTCCTGCCACACGTGGATGAAATAGTGGTTCTGGTGGATGGAAAGGTCTCTGAGGTTGGATCCTATAAGAGCCTTCGTGCCAGCAAAGGAGCTTTCTCTGAGTTTCTAGACATATATGCCAAAGAACAAAGGAATCAGAACCATTCAGAGTCAG GTTCTAGGGACACAGCAGATATAGAGCTCATCCCTGAAAGAGATGACGCTCAGCCAGACTGTCCTTTGGAGGACACCGTATCCGCGACcctgaagagagaaaacagtaTCCGCCGAAGCCAACGTAACGGCAG TGTCAGGCTAAGAAAAaatagttcttttaaaaagcctgaagcTGAGTTAAATAAAGGCCAGAAGCTTATTGAGAAGGAAACTATGGAAACAGGACAG GTGAAGTTCTCAGTGTACATGCAGTACATGCGCGCCATGGGCTGGGGATATACTATCACTGTCTTCGTGGTTTACGTCATCCAGAACATCGCTTTCATCGGTCAGAACCTGTGGCTTAGTGACTGGACCAATGATGCAGTGGACTACTTCAACATTACATACCCTGACTGGAAGAGGGACACCAGGGTGGGAGTGTTTGGAGTTCTTGGAATCGCTCAGG GCCTCTTTGTGTTCCTCGGTACTCTGCTTATGGCCAACGCTTCTGTCGCTGCATCTCGTATCCTGCATTCACGACTGCTCAACAACATGCTGCGAGTTCCCATGTTTTTCTATGACACGACGCCCATTGGAAGAGTGGTCAACCGCTTTGCAAAG GACATATTCACAGTGGACGAGGCGATTCCACAGTCCTTCCGCTCCTGGCTGATGTGTCTGCTGGGCGTGCTGGGAACACTGTTAGTCATCTGTCTGGCCACTCCTTTCTTCACCATCGTCATCATTCCGCTGGCTGTGGTTTACTTCTTTGTACAG CGCTTCTATGTGGCTACTTCAAGGCAGCTTCGTCGGCTGGACTCGGTGTCCCGCTCTCCCATATACTCACATTTCAGTGAGACTGTGTCAGGTCTGTCAGTAATCAGAGCCTACGGACATCAAGATCGTTTTCTCCAACACAATGAAACCACTATAGATGAAAACCTGAAGAGTGTCTATCCATGGATAGTGTCCAACAG ATGGTTGGCCATCCGTCTGGAGTTCCTTGGAAACCTGGTGGTGTTTTTCTCCGCTCTGTTTGCTGTTATTTCTAGAAAGTCCCTGGACAGCGGCCTTGTTGGACTTTCTATATCCTATGCCCTTAAT GTGACTCAGACCCTAAACTGGCTGGTGAGGATGACCTCAGAGCTGGAGACAAATATCGTTGCcgtggagagagtgagcgaaTACACAGAGCTTGAGAACGAG GCTAAGTGGGTGAGTGACACTCAACCTCCAGAGAAGTGGCCCAAAGACGGAAGAGTTACGTTTGAAGACTTCAAGGTCCGCTACAGACCTGGATTAGACCTGGTGCTGCATGGAATCAGCTGTGATATTCAGAGCACTGAGAAG ATTGGCATAGTCGGCCGCACAGGAGCTGGAAAATCAAGTCTGACTAACTGCCTGTTCAGAACAATTGAAGCCGCTGAAGGTCGTATCCTCATCGATGATATAGATATTTCCACAATAGGCCTGCATGATCTTCGCAACCGCCTCACTATCATACCACAG GATCCGGTGTTGTTCTCCGGGACTCTGAGGATGAACCTGGATCCGTTCGACAGATTCAGTGATGACGACATCTGGAGAGTATTGGAGCTCTCCCATCTGAAGGAATACGTGACAGGGCTGCAGGAAGGATTGCAGCATGAAGTCGCAGAGGGGGGAGAGAACCTCAG tGTTGGGCAGAGGCAGCTGTTGTGTCTTGCCCGAGCCCTGTTGAGGAAATCTCGCATCTTGATTCTTGATGAGGCCACCGCAGCTGTTGACCTGGAGACGGATGACCTGATTCAGAATACCATACGCAAAGAGTTTTCACACTGTACCGTGCTCACGATCGCCCATCGTCTGCACAGCATCATGGACAGCTCCAG GGTGATGGTGCTCGACGCTGGAAGAATAGTGGAATTTGATTCTCCGAGCAACCTGCTTGAGAAGAAGGGCCATTTCTTTGCTATGGCGAAAGATGCCGGGATAACACAAGATGGAATCACATCTCTTTGA